Part of the Zingiber officinale cultivar Zhangliang chromosome 8A, Zo_v1.1, whole genome shotgun sequence genome, TCAGTTTATCCACTTAGGGGACTCAAGAAACAGATGAAATAGGATGAAGGGAAAATGTCTTTTGGTTATAAACTCATGTAGCAATGAAAACTAGTAAGAGCAACAAAACACAACTTTTTTCTAAATAACTTCCCGTCTGGTACTTTTAGATAAGCATACAAAATCTAGCATGTGAAAGTCATCAATGCTTGACCATGTCAGGAAACATCTACCTCGTAGTCCTTGAATCAGAACCAAACTAGAGATGCAAGAACTAGATGAGCAACACTAGCACCACAAGCAAGATAATGTTAATTTAAAAACAAAATGTAGGAATTTTTTGGAGAAATTTCCTACTGATATACAATAAATAGAAGTAAATACAGTGATATAAACAAAAGTGTCATGGAAATTTTTCACAGTTTATGGGGAAAAAAGAATCTTCATTCCAGCCCCTCCGAAGGAATATATATATAACCAGAAGCTATCAGAAAGAGAGAAACTGGCGCTAGTAGTGTTCTTGTCAGTAATTGAGTAAGAGATAAGGCTTAGACTACTATGATCCATGTACTGGAAAGACTCATAAAGATAATGTGCAACTTCATATTCATCAAAGTGTGAGACTCGCTTCACTTTCCCTCAAAAAGGAGAATACAGTTTTATCAGACAACCAAAGTGTAACACAAAATTATCCTTAGGCATTTTAGGTGAAAGTCTCCTTCTTTGTTCTAAAAAGTCCAACTGCCATCCAACAGTTATATTACATGAGATCGTACCTAATCACAGTCACACGTCTGCAATCACAAACTTCTTTTAAATTTGGAGATAACTTAGGATGTAAACGTAAATCAGATCAGAACCTGTATGACATCAGACATAGAACATCAAGAACAATTCAAGTAGATGATAGTAGTATGACTGAGAGGAAAACAGACAGGAAGGCAATAGAGCATCGATCCCAGTTCAATTTCAACCCTAAGCCCTCTTCTACAGGTGATGATTTCCTAAAGGATCAGCTTATCCTCGTGTCCAAATACCAACATTGGAAATTATCTGCCCGCTCAAAACCACAAGCACGATCATCTTGAATCGCACAGATCCGTTATCGTCTGGAAAGACGCGAAGCATCGAGGATCGGTAACTGCCGCAGGGGGCGGAAAATAAAAGAAGAGAGGCGGCATTACCCTGTGCGTCCGGGGGATCTCTGAGGGAGAGGAAGCCGCAGGAGGCGCGGGAGACGAAGGAGTGGAGATGGGAGTGCAGAGGGGAGACGAGATCGGCGAGGCCGTCGCCGTAGACCACCAGAGCTCGGCTCGCCTTGTCCGCCATCGCTTTCCTCCTCCTCTGATGCGAAACGCTGCTGATGGATGAGATCGGGTAAGAATGGGGTTAAACCGAGACCGAGTCAGGTTCGAAACGGTTCATTATTGTTTACTATTTTTCTCATTCCAAGCGTACGCTGGAAGTTTTGGTGATGGTAAGCTCTCGATCGTCTCGCCGCGGCACGGCGTGGAGACGTGGAAGCGGGGGGAAACGCCGCGTGGCCCTCCGCCCCTTGCCGTCTGGTGCTGCTGCCGCACCCAACCTCGTTCAATGCGTCGCCACCAGCACAGTCTTCTTTTGTTCATAATTTGGATTTGGGAGCGTCAATACGGACAAACAATTAAATGTTTATATGACAATTGTCCATGGTCTTCAATGCAACGGCCAAGCTGTTATGCCCTGTTTACTTTGAGTTGAGGAGGGAGAAAGGAAAGGAATTTCTATGGAAAAAAATATCTTGAAACGAAGACAAAAGAAAGAACAATAAAAAAAGGGACAAGGACTTCCACAATGGTTAATTTTAAGGGATATTATAACTACTTTAATATGTTAAAATCATTACTGGTGGGTGTTAATGCCACTGTGGCATTGAACGAGTTTAAGCAATACAACGCGTTAAACGCctttctttataaaaaataataaaaaataaaatattatttattaaaaaaatatctcaGCACCTGTGCTGGCGTGTACACACGTgagtttatttaaaaattttaaattttaaaataaaaaatcaacaaaTAAATTATATATGATATGTAGATCCATACTTTTTATGAGACCCACTAATGTAGATACTCTAGGATGAACGTCAttcatcctttttttttaaaaaaaaattaaacattaataatttgatttttatatatatttttttcaacggATTGGGCTtgtgttattttatttatttataatttattttttatttaattcaaattaaatttaaaaaaaatcaaaaattgaTAACGATTAGTTCAAAATCTCATCTATAAATATTCATAATGGGTAcacatatttaaaatatatttatttaatatgatataattttaagattattGAGTTGACTGTGGTATTCATAAATAATGAAtgctaatattaaaaaaatatggatgaaaaagatatgttgttataatgagtatgtaGCATTGGATCCTATATTTTTTTATGAGATGACATGTGTTATAATAGGAGTGGGTTGTGGATGCTCATgctaaaaacatgctatttattCACTAAAAtttcttaaataaaatttaatttaatttaatcctgaAAAAACTCTTACATCCTAAATTCACGGTCAACTCAAATCTACCCGATCTAAATCTAAACTAATAAAAAAACTCTGACCtaaaaattcccaacctaaactaatTTTTTTCAGATCGACTTGGATCGGATTTATTTTTGGCACCCATAGGGTTACCCTACGCAAGCAGCAAGTTGTTTTGCCCTATGCAAACGACCGTGTAGGCCACATGAGCAATTGGTCATGCGGGTTGCATGAGCAACCGATTGTGCCTTTGTGCGAGTGTCCATGTAGGTCATGCCACCCTATGCAAGCGACCTGTCGTGTGCCCTACATGAGCAGTCGTGAGCGGCCTACCATGCCACCCTAAGCGAGCAGTCGGTCGTGCTGCCCTACGCGAGCGACCGAGAGAGGCCGACCATGTCACCCTACTCAAAGCAGTCGACTGTGTCGCCTTACGTGAGCAGTTGACTGTGCAGGTCGTGCCACCCTATGTGAGTGGTCGGCCGTGTAGGCTGCGTGAGCAATAGACCATGCAGGTTGCGTTAACAACCGATCATGCAGACCACGCAAGTTACAGCATAGGGTTGCCCATGCAGGCCGCATGAGAAACCCACTGTGTAGGTAAACAACTGCATAGGGCTACCCACgagtcactacaaaaaaaaataggATGACCGATGAAATTTTCTATCGTAATTCCATCGGTGTAGTCATTTAGTGATAGAATTACGACGGAAAATCAGTTGTTGGGAGGTAATTTGTCGGAAATggatataccgacggaatttcaATTCTGTCAgtatataccgacggaatttatatttCTATAGTAAATTTTATcgatggaatttatatttccaTCGGTAAATTACGCCGGAAACAGTGCTTCCGATGGCAGTGGTTACCTACGGAATCATTTATTTTCGTCGGTACACACTGACGAAAATAGAATTTTCGTCGGTAAACCATTACGATAATTACCTATGGAATACTTATTTCGacggtaaaataaaaaaaatatatgaacaaATTTATATTCCTTTTTGTACCCTGTTTACAATCCATATATACACTAAACCATCAGACGATGACATTTCATATATACAAAATACATACAAATAATCACATCCACACCTACAAATACATTTCATACATCCTAAtaattcatacaatccatataaacataaataaactataacatccatacaaacaaactaatataaataaaaacaatcacaataatctaaaataaataaaatttaaacaaaTCACAATAATAGAAACAAACTAAAATATCCAAATATCCatatctaaatccaaatttaCATAATTATATTAGATATTTAAATACATATCATGATAGAAAATACTCCAAATAATATATCCATATACAATAGAAAatcctacaaaaattaaaatacaatagAATATAATCAGatttataaatatgataaaattttGGTAGTGATTTATGTATAACTAATTTTGATACTTGGATAGAAATGAGCAGTTGATGATGATAATGATCAATATGTCAATAGGAACTCCTAAaacatataataatataatatttgtgtagattaaaatatcaaaatataataaatataattttgtagtaCTATAATGAAATGATGAAATCTCAAAAAAATGATGCATGTCTCAACTATTCATGATTAAATCTCTCAAAAATActcaaacaaataaaaaaaaaggaaggaaGTGAGAGCATTGTACTAAAAAGTATAATGTGTAACTAATTTTACATATCAACAAAAAAAGATATCTATATCATATTTTGGATATCTATCGGTGGTGACGAATTGTTCCTGAGAAAATGTAATGCAATTAGAGGTGAGCAGATTATAATtaatatcaaaatagaataaatatattttacatgTTTTATAAGTGATAAACAAAAAAGGTAAGTTATAGTTGCACAAACCTAATTAGAGTCCCATGGGTCTTGAGTCTCTTGTAGAAGAAGAACCAGGATGGGCCCTGCCTCTAGGATCTTTAGATGATTTAGAAGTCTTGAAAATTAATGAGCCTATTATAGTTAGCTCTAAGTTGACGGTATCCTCTGGAACAATTTTAGATTTAAAAGCTATCAAATTGTTCCGTTGGGAGATGGATAAGGTAAAGATATTCTTAAAAAGAGATGAAGGTGGAACGAAGCGAAAGAGGTACAACATTGAATACGCAACAATTTTTGCAGATGTGATAGCAAAGGCCTTATTGTTGCATATTCAATGTTGTACCTCTTTCACTTCGTTCCACCTTCATCTCTTTGTAAGAATATCTTTACCTTATCCTTCTCCCAACGGAACAATCTGATAGCTTTTAAATCTAAAATTGTTCTAGAGGATAGTGTCAACTTATAACTAACTATATTGGAAACTATATATTACATAATTTCAAcctctattttcatggtattattGAAACTTGATAATACCTAATGAATATTGAGATGTATAGTTTGTTAGATAATCAATATTAACAATCAAGAAATAAAAtctcaaacataaaaaaaaaataatcttataAAATTAGACATATATTTATACTAACTAAACTGTAGTATCCTCACTCTTCCAGCTACATCAGGCCTATTTCCAGCATAGCCGTAGACCACTTGCGACAGTCAACACAGCCACCGGCCAACACAGTCGCCAGCTAGCACAGTCGCACGGTCGCTTGCTAGTGCCCGACACAGCCATTGGCCGCTTGCTAGCAACTGGCGGGCATAGGCGTTGGCCGCTTGCTAGCAGCTGATGTCCAACGGCTAGTGGTCGGCCGCTTGCTAGTGCCCGACACAACTACCAGCATGCGGCTAACGGTCGACACAACCACCAGCATGCAACTAGCGGCCAGCAAAGGCACCAGTCGTGTGCTAGTGACCggcggagaggagaggagagaacttaCCTGAAGATCGTCGGAGAAGAGAGATCGCGCCAAAATCATCGAAGAAGAGAGAACGCACCGGAATCGCCGGAGAGGAGAGATCGCGTCAGAATCGCAAGATAGGAGAAAACCTACGCGAGAGGAGAGGAGAACGGTCAGTGCCCTAATTTTATTTTCGGGGCTACCAACGGAATCTAATTTCTGTCAGTAATTACTGACAGAATCAAATTTCCGTCGGAGATTACAGACGGAAattagattccgtcggtaattctaATATTGTttgtaatgtaaatttatttCGGGATTACTAATGAAATTTAATTTCTGTCGGTAATCTCCGATGGAaattatattccgtcggtaatcttgTTTTTTCCTGATAATAAATAGTTTCTATCATTTTATCGATGAAAATTTAATTCCGTCAGAAAATATTACTAACCGAATTAAATCTCCGTTGGTAATATTCTGATTTTACCGACGAAaatttaattccgtcggtaatattttTTGACGGAATTAAATTTCTGTCGGTAAAAATGatgaaaactataaaaataaCAGGATTACTGACGGAATATAATTTTCGTCGAAGATTACCGATGAAAATTATATTCCGTCGGAGTTTACTGACGAAATAATATTCCATCGATAAATCTGATTATTTTTTTAGTGAGTGGAACAACCGgtagtgcatgccacacaagcaACCGCATAGGTCCGCCCATGAGCGGAGCAACCGGCTGTGTAGGCCACACAAGAGACCGCATAAGGGCATCCACAGTGGGAGCTCCTTCGAAGCTCCCACTGCGGGCGTGTCATGAGGGAGAAACCTCCCTCCCATAgtgggagggaggtttttcacCTCACACGACGAAGCGGACCGTAGTTACGGCACCGCTTCGTCgtgctttttatttttattttatattacatttttttaataatttttttaaaaaaacaatggTCACAGTAATAGATTTGGTATACTATGCCATTGAACAACGGCTAAAATAGCCGTTGTTCAACggttaactttatttttttaatttattttttttataaatacatgatcaattttatatttttcattcatcTCCTTGTTATCTTTGCTTTCGATTTCTTTCTCAACTCTCTATATTTTTCAACCACAAAAATATATTGATTTATTTCAAATGACTCAAAATCCAGATCAATCTATGCTCCAGGAATTCTGGAGAAATGAATTTGCAGAAGATGCGGAGGATATAGATGAACGAAGAATGCTCCAACTATATGAGCAACGATAAACGGTATGTCAAAGAGCTCAAAGTTCTTCTGGTAGAACACAGAGGAGAAGGTATTTGAATCGGGATTGTGAAGTCGGACATGCTCGTCTTTTCAATGATTACTTTTCTGATGATCCGGTATATCCTGATGACATATTTCGATGTCGATTTCGAATGAAAAAAGAGTTATTCCTTCGTATAGTTGATGTCGTGAAAAATCATTCCGAATATTTTCAATGGAAGGTCAATGCAGCGGGGAAAAAAGGTTTGTCACCACTTTAGAAATGCACAGCGGTTATTCATCAATTGGCGTATGGAGTCCGTGCTGATCATTATGATGAGTATCTACGGATTGCTGAAACAACTGTCATCCAATGTTTATTCAACTTTTGTCGATGTGTAATTGAAGTGTTCGAGGCCCAATATTTAAGACGACCTAATGTTGCTGATATCCAACACTTGCTTGAAATGCATGAGCAGAGATATGGTTTCCCTGACATGTTGGGCAGTCTTGATTGTATGCATTGGCAATGGAAAAATTGCCCCCATCGCTTGGAAAGGCCAGTTTACTCGAGGAGATCATGGCGTCCCAACAATTGTGCTCGAAGTCGTTCCATCTTTGGACTTGTGGATATGGCATGCCTTTTTTGGGATTGCATGTCACGCAATGATATCAATGTGCTTAACGAATCACCGTTATTCAACGACGTCTTACAAGGGAATGCACCTGAGGTTAATTTTACGATTAATAATACACAATATACAAAAGGATACTATCTGATCGATGGGATCTATCCAAAATGGGCTACTTTCATCAAGAGATTTTCATGTCCCCAGGATcccaaaagaaaaatatttaaggaacGACAGGAGGCCGCGAGAAAGGATGTCGAGAGGGCATTTAGGGTGCTCCAATCACGATGGGCAATGATAAAAGGTCCAGGACGATTTTGGTACAAGGATaatttgaaggacatcatgtataCCTGTATTATTTTACACAACATGATTATTGAGAATGAGAGAGATGCAGTAGTCAATTGGTCGAACGATGAAGGAGATTCTCAATCACAAATATTTCAAGGCTCCACTCAACAATTCCAAGCATACATCCGCAGAAATTACGAGCTACGTGATAATCAGCTACATCATCAACTTCGAGCCGACTTAGTTGAGTATATCTGG contains:
- the LOC122011206 gene encoding uncharacterized protein LOC122011206; this encodes MNEECSNYMSNDKRYVKELKVLLVEHRGEVDVVKNHSEYFQWKVNAAGKKVFEAQYLRRPNVADIQHLLEMHEQRYGFPDMLGSLDCMHWQWKNCPHRLERPVYSRRSWRPNNCARSRSIFGLVDMACLFWDCMSRNDINVLNESPLFNDVLQGNAPEVNFTINNTQYTKGYYLIDGIYPKWATFIKRFSCPQDPKRKIFKERQEAARKDVERAFRVLQSRWAMIKGPGRFWYKDNLKDIMYTCIILHNMIIENERDAVVNWSNDEGDSQSQIFQGSTQQFQAYIRRNYELRDNQLHHQLRADLVEYIWARYTCNQ